One window of the Gemmatimonadota bacterium genome contains the following:
- a CDS encoding metal-dependent hydrolase, whose amino-acid sequence MADFRGHVWGGFVATLISMALCTAGLWWTELLDPYRTLDVWPKVLLLLSIGLLSACFPDVDTESKSQRLFYRLLILLDIWFILIGDYRTAALLGLGAMLPLLGKHRGWTHTWLAMLLVPALFLLVPMYLKGSVESFPIVCYVVSVSAYASHLVLDGYIVQTGRRIRRLVAGN is encoded by the coding sequence ATGGCCGATTTCAGAGGACACGTCTGGGGTGGTTTCGTCGCCACCCTCATCTCCATGGCGCTCTGTACCGCCGGGCTATGGTGGACGGAGCTGCTTGATCCCTACCGGACCCTGGACGTCTGGCCAAAGGTGCTTCTGCTGCTGTCCATCGGGTTGTTGTCGGCCTGTTTCCCGGACGTGGACACCGAGAGTAAATCGCAGCGGCTGTTCTACCGCCTGTTGATTCTGCTGGACATCTGGTTTATCTTGATCGGGGATTACAGGACGGCGGCCCTGCTGGGACTCGGCGCCATGCTGCCCCTACTCGGCAAGCACAGGGGATGGACCCATACCTGGCTGGCCATGTTGCTGGTGCCCGCGCTGTTCCTGCTCGTTCCCATGTACCTGAAAGGGTCCGTTGAGTCCTTTCCGATCGTCTGCTACGTCGTATCGGTCTCGGCCTATGCCAGCCACCTGGTGCTCGACGGATATATAGTACAGACGGGCCGGCGTATCCGCCGCCTGGTCGCGGGAAACTGA